In Bacillus sp. Cs-700, one genomic interval encodes:
- a CDS encoding YpmS family protein, with product MFKNRWKTAFIILLAAVVLIFAGIVGFYQYYFPESEIAKLSNEKNTEEPFETTFSIQMKKDELNEIINQELEKYSEKQKNIGYSVSLNELASFQGYVTIFDRKVDFFLKFEPQVQPNGDLLLKEKSFQIGLLELPSDKVLSFIKKQASLPPEITIDSDKGTIYMAVSELELKNDMKLRAKSFDLPNDEIVFDAYYPIN from the coding sequence ATGTTTAAAAACCGATGGAAGACGGCCTTTATTATTCTCTTAGCTGCTGTCGTCCTCATTTTTGCAGGTATAGTAGGATTCTATCAATACTATTTTCCTGAAAGTGAGATTGCCAAACTCTCAAATGAGAAAAATACAGAAGAACCTTTTGAAACGACATTTTCAATTCAGATGAAAAAAGATGAATTGAATGAAATCATTAATCAAGAACTTGAAAAGTACAGTGAGAAACAAAAGAACATTGGATATAGTGTCAGTCTCAATGAGCTGGCCTCTTTTCAAGGATACGTAACGATTTTTGATCGGAAAGTGGACTTTTTTCTTAAATTCGAGCCTCAGGTACAGCCAAATGGTGACCTTTTATTAAAAGAAAAATCTTTTCAAATTGGTCTGCTTGAGCTTCCAAGTGATAAAGTTCTTTCCTTTATAAAAAAGCAGGCATCATTGCCGCCTGAAATAACAATTGATTCTGATAAAGGGACAATTTATATGGCTGTAAGCGAATTAGAATTGAAGAATGATATGAAGCTTAGGGCGAAATCATTCGACCTTCCTAATGATGAAATTGTATTCGATGCCTACTATCCTATTAATTAG
- a CDS encoding DUF3267 domain-containing protein: MNCWKSIYLNREFGTHRLTIFSMLLTLLYFIAFYLVFSMLYPTTKHAIVPILPFLGSLAVLFPIHKLIHWLPLTLAGLKATMKLEKGFVLLPMMRCETCSPISRNLFLIAALAPAVTISTAAIVASVYMPAYVSFFSILAAVNLGFSFSDFLYASQVLRAPKNAYVEDRSEGFHILIKRAS; the protein is encoded by the coding sequence ATGAATTGTTGGAAATCGATTTACCTTAATCGTGAATTCGGAACACATCGATTAACTATATTCTCGATGCTGTTAACTCTATTATACTTTATTGCATTTTATCTCGTCTTCAGTATGTTATACCCGACAACAAAACATGCGATTGTACCGATACTACCGTTTCTCGGTTCCCTGGCTGTCCTTTTTCCTATTCATAAGCTGATCCACTGGCTTCCTTTAACATTAGCCGGCTTAAAAGCAACGATGAAATTAGAAAAAGGATTTGTCCTTCTACCGATGATGCGCTGTGAAACGTGCAGTCCAATTTCAAGAAATCTTTTCTTAATTGCAGCTCTTGCACCAGCTGTTACAATTTCGACTGCCGCAATTGTTGCATCAGTTTACATGCCAGCCTATGTATCGTTTTTCTCAATTCTGGCTGCGGTTAACCTTGGTTTTAGCTTTAGCGACTTTCTGTATGCTTCTCAAGTGCTTCGCGCACCAAAGAATGCCTATGTAGAAGACCGCAGTGAAGGTTTCCATATCCTTATTAAACGAGCTTCTTAA
- a CDS encoding DUF1878 family protein, with the protein MEAIHKRLDRIEFHMRLLANMEEEGEYPFYRLVIDRGLTEAEVTEVFQLCVEVNKKMHEQIEEGLLNRSTLLTHFVGMLNIKLDPLMTIKALLAQEETYRELMETLLKVSPYR; encoded by the coding sequence ATGGAAGCTATCCACAAAAGATTAGATCGAATTGAGTTTCATATGCGCTTACTTGCTAACATGGAAGAGGAAGGAGAATACCCATTTTATCGCCTTGTGATTGACAGAGGACTAACCGAGGCTGAGGTAACAGAAGTGTTCCAATTATGTGTAGAAGTAAATAAAAAAATGCACGAACAAATCGAAGAAGGTCTCTTAAACCGTTCAACGTTGCTCACGCATTTTGTAGGTATGTTAAATATTAAGTTAGATCCGCTAATGACAATTAAAGCATTACTTGCTCAGGAAGAGACTTACCGAGAACTAATGGAGACACTTCTGAAAGTATCACCTTATCGTTAA
- a CDS encoding HTH-type transcriptional regulator Hpr yields the protein MKEEQEISIQEAMIFSHRIGQLSKALWKSVERDWQEWLKPFDLNINEHHILSIAYHLDGSSISDIAKFGVMHVSTAFNFSKKLESRSLLTFSKKENDKRNTYVQLTEKGEKLLQETWKHYSPNRDSVLKASMPIRDLYGKFPEFTEMMCVIKELYGEDFMEIFQKSFTKLESEFSREFTSQDDEERLKSF from the coding sequence ATGAAGGAAGAACAGGAAATTTCAATTCAAGAAGCGATGATTTTCAGTCATCGAATAGGCCAATTGAGTAAAGCACTCTGGAAATCTGTTGAACGTGATTGGCAAGAATGGCTAAAGCCTTTTGATCTTAACATTAATGAACATCATATCCTTTCCATTGCTTACCACCTTGACGGGTCTTCTATTTCTGATATTGCCAAATTTGGTGTGATGCATGTTTCAACCGCGTTTAATTTTTCAAAAAAGTTAGAATCTCGATCTCTTCTCACTTTTTCAAAAAAAGAGAATGATAAGCGCAATACATATGTACAACTTACTGAAAAGGGTGAGAAATTGTTGCAGGAAACGTGGAAACATTACTCTCCGAATCGTGATAGTGTCTTAAAAGCTTCCATGCCTATTCGAGATCTTTATGGTAAGTTTCCTGAATTTACAGAAATGATGTGTGTAATTAAAGAACTTTACGGGGAAGACTTTATGGAAATTTTCCAAAAGTCGTTCACCAAGCTTGAAAGTGAATTCTCAAGAGAATTCACAAGTCAGGATGACGAAGAACGATTGAAATCGTTTTAA
- a CDS encoding YtxH domain-containing protein yields the protein MGKAKTLLTGFLFGGVVSAASVLLTTPKSGKELIAETKVKSDDIKEGFAKLKSDLNELSTQVKQLSSEGKEVIQEVAADLKRSISSYQQDIQPNLTRLKEDVEEMQKTIETVKDEVNSPASK from the coding sequence ATGGGGAAAGCGAAGACATTACTAACAGGATTTTTATTTGGAGGGGTAGTTTCAGCCGCTTCTGTACTTTTAACAACACCTAAATCAGGCAAAGAACTAATCGCTGAAACAAAAGTAAAGAGCGATGACATAAAAGAAGGGTTTGCAAAGCTTAAAAGCGATTTGAACGAGCTTAGTACTCAAGTTAAACAGTTGTCTTCTGAAGGAAAAGAAGTGATCCAAGAAGTCGCTGCTGATTTAAAGCGCTCTATTTCTTCTTATCAACAGGACATTCAACCTAATTTAACAAGGTTAAAAGAAGATGTAGAAGAAATGCAAAAGACAATCGAGACAGTTAAAGATGAAGTAAACAGTCCGGCTTCGAAATAG
- a CDS encoding YkvA family protein, with the protein MNRMVKSVFKRMTKKAVSVMKDKDRMQEVSIESLKKGALYKGRKGMDDMWVDVKTFSRLVQEVRKGRYRDISKKSVIMIVGALLYFVSPIDAVPDLLVGIGLLDDVAVIGFVAGQLKNELEKFREWETGVRI; encoded by the coding sequence ATGAATCGAATGGTGAAAAGTGTTTTTAAACGAATGACAAAAAAAGCAGTTTCCGTAATGAAAGATAAAGACCGAATGCAAGAAGTGTCAATCGAATCTCTAAAAAAGGGAGCTCTCTATAAGGGTCGTAAAGGAATGGATGATATGTGGGTTGATGTGAAAACATTCTCACGACTCGTTCAAGAAGTGAGAAAAGGTCGCTATCGCGATATTTCCAAAAAATCTGTCATCATGATTGTAGGAGCCCTTCTTTATTTCGTTAGTCCGATTGATGCAGTGCCAGATTTATTAGTTGGTATCGGCTTACTAGATGATGTAGCTGTTATCGGATTTGTAGCAGGGCAATTAAAGAATGAACTAGAAAAGTTTCGTGAGTGGGAAACTGGAGTGAGAATATAA
- a CDS encoding tryptophan transporter — protein MKTKNLVLMALLLGIGTILHAIIPGLISGMKNDMLLTMMFLGILLFPERKSVLVLGLATGVISAATTTFPGGQLANMIDKPVTAFAFFGLYLLVQRFGQSLVTVGILTAIGTMISGAIFLGAALVFTGLPGGAAFTGLFLTVVLPTTAVNTIAMVLIFPVVQSILKRTSFAF, from the coding sequence ATGAAAACAAAAAACTTAGTACTAATGGCTTTATTGCTTGGTATTGGAACAATTCTTCACGCGATTATTCCAGGGTTAATTTCAGGAATGAAAAACGATATGCTTCTAACTATGATGTTCCTAGGAATCTTGCTATTCCCTGAGCGTAAAAGCGTTCTAGTACTTGGTCTTGCAACTGGCGTTATTTCTGCTGCAACAACTACCTTTCCTGGTGGACAGCTTGCAAACATGATCGATAAGCCCGTTACAGCATTTGCATTCTTTGGACTTTATCTTCTTGTTCAGCGTTTTGGACAGTCGCTAGTAACTGTTGGAATTCTAACAGCGATCGGAACAATGATTAGTGGTGCTATTTTCCTTGGAGCTGCTCTTGTTTTCACAGGACTACCTGGTGGCGCTGCATTTACAGGATTGTTTCTAACAGTCGTTCTTCCAACTACTGCAGTAAACACCATTGCAATGGTACTAATCTTTCCAGTCGTTCAATCGATTCTTAAACGCACTAGTTTTGCTTTTTAA
- the serC gene encoding 3-phosphoserine/phosphohydroxythreonine transaminase has protein sequence MERRYNFNAGPSALPQDVLSHAQSELLNYQQQGMSIMEFSHRSKEYQRIHDGANELLRELLEIPDDYEVLFLQGGASLQFSMIPMNFLHQGYMANYLLTGSWSQKALTEAQKIGETYIGGSSKEADFKRIPDLNVLKYGENDAYVHLTSNNTIHGTQWKSFPQRKESTFIADMSSDILSRSLPIDQFGLIYAGAQKNLGPAGVTVVILKKDLLSEIPDNLPTMLDYRTHVDKKSLYNTPPSFAIYMLSLVLEWTKKQGGLKEIEKMNAEKTKLLYSTIDGSKGFYSGTAQADSRSSMNVTFTLPSKELEDLFLKEAEEEGFVGLKGHRSVGGCRASIYNAVPLNSVQALSDFMHTFHHKHNI, from the coding sequence GTGGAGCGTCGATATAATTTTAATGCTGGTCCGTCTGCTTTACCGCAAGATGTGCTTAGTCATGCTCAATCAGAGCTTCTTAATTATCAGCAGCAAGGCATGTCAATTATGGAGTTTAGTCATCGTAGTAAAGAGTATCAGAGAATTCATGATGGAGCTAATGAACTCCTTAGAGAATTACTTGAGATTCCAGATGATTATGAAGTTCTTTTTCTTCAAGGCGGAGCGAGCCTGCAGTTCTCAATGATTCCGATGAATTTTCTTCATCAAGGTTATATGGCAAACTACTTGCTCACTGGAAGCTGGTCTCAAAAGGCCTTAACAGAAGCCCAAAAAATAGGGGAAACGTACATTGGGGGCAGTAGTAAAGAAGCGGATTTCAAACGTATACCAGATTTAAACGTGCTAAAATATGGGGAGAATGATGCCTATGTTCACCTGACATCAAATAATACAATCCACGGGACGCAGTGGAAGAGCTTTCCTCAGCGTAAAGAGTCCACGTTTATTGCGGATATGTCGAGTGATATCTTGAGTCGCTCTCTTCCGATCGATCAATTCGGACTTATTTATGCTGGTGCCCAGAAAAATCTAGGACCAGCTGGCGTTACAGTTGTCATTTTGAAAAAAGATCTACTGAGTGAAATTCCAGATAATCTCCCTACCATGTTAGATTATCGTACTCATGTTGATAAAAAATCGCTTTATAACACTCCTCCATCCTTCGCTATCTATATGTTATCTCTTGTTCTAGAATGGACGAAGAAACAGGGTGGATTAAAAGAAATAGAAAAAATGAACGCCGAGAAAACAAAATTACTTTATTCCACCATTGATGGTAGTAAAGGTTTTTATAGTGGAACAGCCCAGGCAGACAGTCGTTCCTCTATGAACGTAACCTTTACTCTTCCTAGTAAAGAGCTTGAAGATCTGTTTCTTAAAGAAGCGGAAGAAGAAGGGTTTGTAGGTCTAAAGGGCCACCGTTCGGTTGGAGGATGCCGAGCATCCATCTATAACGCCGTCCCGCTTAATTCCGTTCAAGCCTTGAGCGATTTTATGCATACTTTCCATCACAAACACAATATTTAA
- a CDS encoding HIT family protein, which translates to MSHSPDCIFCKIINGDIPSAKVYENDDVLAFLDLTQVTEGHTLVIPKKHKQNIYELEPETASKLFEAVPEIANALKANFTPEGMNILNNNEAIAGQSVFHYHLHLIPRYGKGDGFGAVWKTHEDEYDAEKLQRLAEGIRSQLSQ; encoded by the coding sequence ATGAGTCATTCACCAGATTGTATCTTCTGCAAAATTATTAATGGGGATATCCCATCAGCCAAAGTTTATGAAAATGATGATGTGTTAGCTTTTCTCGACCTCACCCAGGTGACAGAAGGACACACCCTCGTTATCCCAAAAAAGCATAAACAAAACATCTACGAACTTGAGCCTGAAACGGCGTCGAAGCTCTTTGAAGCGGTCCCTGAGATTGCAAATGCTCTAAAAGCCAACTTTACCCCTGAAGGGATGAATATTCTTAATAACAATGAAGCCATTGCAGGACAATCGGTCTTCCATTACCATCTCCACCTGATTCCTCGCTACGGAAAAGGAGACGGATTTGGAGCTGTTTGGAAAACACATGAAGATGAATACGATGCAGAGAAGTTGCAGCGCCTAGCTGAAGGGATTCGTTCACAGCTATCTCAGTAA
- a CDS encoding ABC transporter ATP-binding protein — protein sequence MNNSILEVSHLTGGYQANKPVLHDVSLRVNSNEIVGLIGLNGAGKSTTIKHILGLLDPMNGEIKVGGTTFADNKDGYRKQFSYIPETPLLYDELTLWEHLQLTALAYELGEEWKERAEALLQEFRMTNMKKWFPGHFSKGMRQKVMIMCAFLVKPSLYIVDEPFVGLDPIGIQSFLDMMLEMKDKGAGVLMSTHILSTAERYCDRFIILHDGQIVMAGTMTELRNQIGNGAATLDDIYIEATRSGK from the coding sequence ATGAATAATTCAATTTTAGAAGTCAGTCATCTTACTGGTGGGTATCAAGCTAATAAGCCTGTCCTTCATGATGTGTCTTTACGTGTAAACTCAAATGAAATTGTTGGATTGATCGGACTTAACGGTGCTGGTAAAAGCACAACAATTAAACATATTCTCGGATTGCTTGATCCAATGAATGGCGAAATCAAAGTGGGAGGGACGACTTTTGCTGATAATAAAGACGGATATCGCAAACAATTCTCCTACATACCCGAAACGCCTCTATTATATGATGAATTAACGCTTTGGGAGCATTTGCAGTTAACGGCATTGGCTTATGAACTTGGTGAAGAATGGAAAGAAAGAGCTGAAGCACTTTTGCAGGAATTTCGTATGACGAATATGAAAAAATGGTTTCCAGGGCATTTTTCTAAAGGAATGAGACAGAAGGTTATGATTATGTGCGCCTTTCTAGTAAAGCCATCCCTGTATATCGTCGACGAGCCATTTGTTGGGTTAGATCCCATCGGTATTCAATCATTTCTTGATATGATGCTTGAAATGAAAGATAAAGGGGCTGGAGTGCTAATGTCCACCCATATACTTTCAACGGCTGAAAGATATTGCGATCGTTTTATTATTTTGCATGATGGTCAAATTGTTATGGCAGGGACAATGACAGAATTACGAAATCAAATCGGTAATGGCGCTGCAACGCTTGATGACATTTATATCGAAGCGACCAGGAGTGGAAAATGA
- a CDS encoding ABC transporter permease: MMQLQTLWKERAGAFWNIAMRYFRLIGNSSFLFTLVLTLIFGAYYYSEILKVLPESFPGVAVITIVAAIVLVRTPLRFFLSEADLVFMLPAENRLQGYFRQSLIYSFALQVFTTVVVMTILAPLYQHEMAAGTGYYIFVICVLIVLKGANVLMKWMELHLPAHHSTIVHILARLAVTIIFTYLLLIQAQWFYVALAAVLFVVTFFLMFLPLQRKYAIKWEKLLAMDEKQSMKFYRTANLFTDVPKLKQSVKQRRLVSSLGEKLLPSDSVYATLYQKAFIRSNEYFGIYFRLLLLGLAVVAFVPGLIGKVIGAALIIYLTATQLRTLYPHYQAHVMVKLYPLSDHEQGKAFRLMLLRLLGAQAVTFAALSFLLSLDVIVFLSMLLAGSAAVAVATSRATVVRRSVS, encoded by the coding sequence ATGATGCAGCTACAGACCTTATGGAAAGAAAGGGCAGGAGCCTTCTGGAACATTGCTATGCGGTATTTCAGGCTAATTGGAAACAGCAGCTTTTTGTTCACTCTTGTTCTGACTCTCATTTTTGGAGCGTATTATTACAGTGAAATTCTAAAGGTGTTACCCGAATCCTTTCCAGGTGTGGCCGTTATTACCATCGTTGCGGCTATTGTACTTGTTCGTACACCACTTCGCTTCTTTTTATCCGAAGCAGATCTAGTTTTTATGCTACCTGCTGAGAACCGATTGCAAGGTTATTTTCGTCAATCACTTATCTATAGCTTTGCTCTTCAAGTATTTACGACAGTAGTTGTGATGACGATCCTGGCACCACTCTATCAGCATGAAATGGCTGCTGGAACTGGATATTATATTTTTGTGATTTGTGTTCTAATTGTATTAAAAGGCGCGAATGTTCTTATGAAATGGATGGAGCTGCATCTGCCAGCTCACCATTCGACTATTGTTCATATCCTTGCAAGACTTGCTGTAACGATTATATTCACATATTTATTGCTAATACAGGCGCAATGGTTCTATGTCGCTCTAGCTGCCGTACTATTCGTCGTCACTTTCTTTTTGATGTTTCTCCCTCTGCAACGGAAATATGCGATCAAATGGGAGAAGTTGCTTGCAATGGATGAAAAGCAAAGTATGAAATTCTATCGTACGGCTAACTTATTTACAGATGTTCCTAAATTGAAGCAATCAGTTAAACAAAGACGATTGGTAAGCAGCCTGGGTGAGAAGCTATTACCATCTGATTCTGTCTATGCTACTCTTTATCAAAAAGCTTTTATTCGGAGTAACGAATATTTTGGTATTTATTTTAGATTGTTGCTTCTAGGTCTTGCAGTCGTTGCTTTTGTGCCCGGCTTAATTGGGAAAGTGATTGGTGCTGCTCTGATTATTTATCTGACAGCCACTCAGTTACGCACGCTTTATCCTCATTATCAAGCACATGTCATGGTAAAGCTTTATCCATTATCGGATCATGAACAAGGAAAAGCGTTTCGCCTTATGCTGCTTCGCTTATTGGGTGCACAAGCAGTAACATTTGCAGCTCTTTCTTTTCTTCTATCTCTTGATGTGATCGTATTTCTATCAATGCTTTTAGCAGGAAGTGCAGCCGTTGCTGTTGCAACATCTCGCGCAACAGTAGTTAGAAGGTCGGTCTCTTAA
- a CDS encoding EcsC family protein — translation MEYRSEISEELEAWERKITRKSSMVSRSAKKIQNRINGVIPERLHSMVTNSIKTMVQGVLIGSTYTVHPPQKNRSLQLRDQQAKELIRKYKRIAATEGAGTGAGGILLGLADFPLLLSIKMKLLFDLASTYGYDAKKIEERVFILTIFQLAFSSDDTRRESYRKISSWDERLSQIEVRKKYEEHDWKTFQLEYRDYIDLPKLLQMIPGVGAIVGAYVNYHFLDWLGENAINAYRTRIIKEENQTT, via the coding sequence ATGGAATATCGAAGCGAAATATCGGAAGAACTTGAGGCGTGGGAGCGAAAAATCACGAGAAAATCTTCTATGGTTTCACGATCAGCCAAAAAAATACAAAATCGAATCAATGGTGTTATACCAGAACGTCTTCATTCAATGGTGACAAATAGTATAAAGACGATGGTGCAAGGGGTACTCATTGGAAGTACGTATACGGTACATCCGCCCCAAAAAAATCGATCACTTCAATTGAGAGATCAACAGGCGAAAGAATTGATACGTAAATACAAACGAATTGCTGCTACTGAAGGTGCTGGTACAGGAGCGGGAGGAATTCTATTAGGATTAGCTGATTTCCCGTTGCTTTTATCGATTAAAATGAAGCTCCTCTTTGACCTCGCTAGCACTTATGGATATGATGCTAAAAAAATAGAAGAAAGGGTTTTTATTCTAACTATTTTTCAGCTTGCTTTTTCATCTGATGATACTAGAAGAGAAAGTTATCGGAAGATTTCTAGTTGGGATGAGAGGCTTAGCCAAATAGAAGTTCGGAAAAAGTACGAAGAGCATGATTGGAAAACTTTTCAGCTTGAGTATCGAGATTATATTGATCTCCCTAAATTACTTCAAATGATACCTGGCGTAGGGGCAATTGTTGGAGCTTACGTGAACTATCACTTTCTTGATTGGTTAGGTGAAAATGCAATCAATGCTTATCGGACACGGATAATCAAAGAAGAGAACCAAACAACATAA
- a CDS encoding ferritin-like domain-containing protein produces MADKKQELIDGLNVDLANEYAASIMYTYNAAVVSGLYRQTLKPFFESEIADEQGHALYLAEKIKVLGGTPTTAPAEVKQLTDVKEMLIEARTAEKDTIDRYEKRKKQAEELGFTELVVKLDDMIADETHHMEEMDRILSDARFE; encoded by the coding sequence ATGGCAGACAAAAAACAAGAACTCATCGATGGACTAAATGTAGACCTTGCTAACGAATACGCTGCAAGTATTATGTATACTTATAATGCGGCAGTTGTATCTGGCTTATATCGTCAAACATTGAAACCATTCTTTGAAAGTGAAATTGCAGATGAACAGGGACACGCTCTTTACCTTGCAGAAAAGATTAAAGTATTAGGCGGTACCCCTACTACTGCTCCAGCTGAAGTAAAACAGCTTACCGATGTAAAAGAGATGCTTATTGAAGCTCGCACAGCTGAGAAGGATACCATTGATCGTTATGAAAAGCGTAAAAAACAAGCTGAAGAACTTGGTTTTACTGAACTTGTTGTAAAGCTAGACGATATGATTGCGGACGAAACACATCACATGGAAGAAATGGATCGCATTCTTAGCGATGCACGGTTCGAATAA
- a CDS encoding type 1 glutamine amidotransferase domain-containing protein: MSKIAVIMTDMFEDVEYTKPAEQFNNAGHSLTVISSKAGQELTGKQGEAKVTSDKGIDDVKPEEFDVLFIPGGVSPDELRADDRFVAFTKKMMFLNKKTLVICHGPQLLISAEVLNGRNITGFKSIQTDLKYAGANVFDEEVVVCGGNLVSSRNPDDIPAFIEKSLSVMDS; this comes from the coding sequence TTGAGTAAGATTGCCGTAATAATGACAGATATGTTTGAGGATGTAGAATATACAAAACCCGCAGAGCAGTTTAACAATGCTGGTCATTCCTTAACCGTTATTAGCTCGAAAGCAGGTCAAGAATTAACTGGAAAACAAGGTGAAGCTAAAGTTACATCTGATAAGGGAATAGACGATGTAAAACCTGAAGAATTTGATGTTCTGTTTATTCCTGGAGGCGTTTCTCCAGATGAACTAAGGGCAGACGATCGATTTGTTGCGTTTACGAAGAAAATGATGTTTTTGAATAAGAAAACGCTTGTTATTTGTCATGGCCCACAGCTACTCATTTCAGCAGAAGTTTTAAATGGAAGAAACATTACTGGGTTTAAATCCATTCAAACGGATTTAAAATATGCTGGAGCGAACGTATTTGATGAAGAGGTTGTCGTTTGTGGAGGTAATCTCGTGAGCAGTCGAAATCCTGACGATATTCCAGCGTTTATCGAAAAATCGTTATCAGTGATGGATAGCTGA
- a CDS encoding DUF3243 domain-containing protein: MTEKNHLVNKESELNVNKVDDTLDRMSDERMDDILSNFEQFKSYLATRVELGEKLGLSEERLAQAAEKVAGYLAAKEEPKNREEKLLQELWLVGNKEQRHELAHLLVRMVLNKEN, from the coding sequence ATGACTGAGAAAAATCATTTAGTTAATAAAGAAAGTGAGCTTAACGTAAATAAAGTTGATGATACGTTAGATCGAATGAGTGACGAGCGTATGGATGATATCCTTTCTAATTTCGAACAGTTTAAATCTTACCTTGCTACAAGAGTGGAGTTGGGAGAAAAACTAGGACTTAGTGAAGAGAGATTGGCCCAGGCAGCAGAAAAAGTAGCAGGTTACTTAGCCGCTAAGGAAGAACCTAAAAATAGAGAAGAGAAACTTCTTCAGGAACTTTGGCTCGTTGGCAATAAAGAACAGCGTCACGAATTGGCGCATCTTCTCGTTCGAATGGTATTGAATAAAGAAAACTAA
- a CDS encoding phosphatase PAP2 family protein produces the protein MNKNEFFSTLSGALKQKKVWLPLLLNGFGLLVAILAIMLFSELAEEILEKETLQFDQSIISAIDPIRSDGLLNVIEIITELGSVWWITVVSIATVAILWFKKRDGWSILFFIIAQAAGGLLTKVLKHFFARSRPSVDAAYDAVGYSFPSGHAMGSFLLYGFIGYLIVRSQRGRTTKWISGLLVLLFILMIGFSRIYLGVHYPSDVLAGYAAGTLWLSVCIFSLEWVLWMKRSSFNLGSVRKVFSSKNS, from the coding sequence ATGAACAAAAATGAGTTTTTTAGTACGCTTTCTGGAGCGTTAAAACAAAAAAAGGTTTGGTTACCTCTTCTCTTAAATGGATTTGGCCTATTAGTTGCTATATTAGCAATCATGTTATTTTCAGAGTTAGCGGAAGAAATACTTGAAAAAGAAACGCTTCAATTTGATCAATCGATCATATCGGCAATCGACCCTATCAGATCTGATGGACTGTTGAACGTTATCGAAATCATTACAGAATTAGGATCAGTTTGGTGGATTACAGTAGTTTCAATCGCAACAGTAGCTATACTGTGGTTTAAGAAACGTGATGGGTGGAGTATTCTCTTTTTTATCATTGCCCAAGCGGCAGGCGGCCTCTTAACAAAAGTGTTAAAACATTTCTTTGCACGATCAAGACCTTCTGTAGATGCTGCTTATGATGCGGTTGGGTATAGTTTTCCAAGCGGCCACGCAATGGGATCTTTTTTACTTTATGGGTTTATCGGATATTTAATTGTAAGAAGCCAGAGAGGAAGGACAACAAAATGGATAAGTGGCTTACTAGTACTACTATTTATTCTAATGATTGGATTTAGCCGAATCTATTTAGGGGTTCATTATCCAAGTGATGTACTAGCAGGCTATGCAGCCGGTACCCTCTGGCTATCTGTTTGTATCTTCTCATTGGAGTGGGTTCTTTGGATGAAACGTTCCTCTTTCAATTTAGGATCAGTTCGGAAAGTTTTTTCCAGTAAGAACAGTTAA